One segment of Macrotis lagotis isolate mMagLag1 chromosome 1, bilby.v1.9.chrom.fasta, whole genome shotgun sequence DNA contains the following:
- the PDYN gene encoding proenkephalin-B, whose amino-acid sequence MEWQVLILILCLSTFPSVSADCPAQCSMCAVQTQNLDKPINPLTCFLECQTILMSNTEWEKCKSFLSLFTPFMLGLHGKEELGGVSVASEELYGEQAKPYPELTKSMEKLANVLMQENARGRGLSHKSGGLLPKFGERAVSEMIEDSQQYHRALETGDLGYLSEDSAGTPKDQMKRYGGFLRKYPKRSFEVAGASDGQEQEDLHKRYGGFMRRIRPKLKWDNQKRYGGFLRRQFKVVTRSEEDPNAYSGEVSGL is encoded by the exons ATGGAGTGGCAGGTCTTGATTCTGATTCTTTGCCTCAGTACATTTCCCTCAGTCTCTGCTGACTGCCCAGCCCAATGCTCCATGTGTGCTGTGCAAACTCAAAACCTGGACAAGCCCATCAACCCATTG ACATGTTTCCTAGAGTGTCAGACAATCCTGATGTCCAATACGGAATGGGAGAAGTGTAAAAGCTTTCTGTCGCTATTCACTCCATTTATGCTGGGCCTTCATGGGAAAGAAGAACTTGGAGGTGTGTCAGTGGCCTCTGAAGAGTTGTATGGAGAGCAGGCTAAACCCTACCCAGAGCTCACCAAGTCCATGGAGAAGTTGGCCAATGTTCTGATGCAGGAGAATGCCAGAGGCAGAGGCCTGAGCCACAAATCTGGGGGACTCCTCCCCAAGTTTGGTGAACGGGCTGTATCCGAGATGATAGAAGATTCGCAGCAGTACCACAgagccttggagacaggagatcTGGGTTACCTTAGTGAGGACTCGGCAGGAACCCCAAAAGATCAGATGAAACGCTATGGGGGCTTCCTGCGCAAATATCCCAAGAGGAGCTTTGAGGTGGCTGGGGCCAGCGATGGCCAGGAGCAGGAAGACTTGCACAAGCGCTATGGGGGCTTCATGAGAAGAATACGCCCCAAGCTCAAGTGGGATAATCAGAAGAGGTATGGAGGCTTCCTTCGACGGCAGTTCAAAGTGGTGACACGGTCCGAGGAAGATCCAAATGCCTATTCAGGGGAAGTCTCTGGTCTATAG